The following coding sequences lie in one Zingiber officinale cultivar Zhangliang chromosome 2B, Zo_v1.1, whole genome shotgun sequence genomic window:
- the LOC122048456 gene encoding CBL-interacting protein kinase 21-like gives MTSSFFDSRKVRKNDPKILHSDTKIYSFDEEEGEVDDNKTVKWRAVKRERPLYPKDVNVWHLFEEGPKFEDEPLKYDSKVYNEEYAEVESTCTIRGKVSVSTTKIYMVLEYVNEGKLFDKIALKGRLSECEGRKGVYHIDLKPENVLIDAKGNVKVFDFGLGALPQHLSIDELLHTTCGSLNHIAPEVLSNRDYDGARSDIWFCGLILCVTLTGSLPFDDRNLVVLYQKIVRGDIKFPKCISPGAQDILRRILDPNPITRINITGIKEHVFSCWPH, from the exons ATGACCTCAAGTTTTTTTGACTCTCGTAAGGTCAGGAAGAATGACCCTAAGATCCTCCATAGCGATACGAAGATCTATTCATTTGACGAGGAGGAGGGTGAAGTTGACGACAATAAAACAGTGAAGTGGAGAGCTGTCAAAAGGGAGAGACCTTTGTACCCGAAGGATGTCAATGTTTGGCACTTGTTCGAAGAGGGGCCTAAATTTGAGGATGAGCCATTAAAATACGACTCAAAGGTCTACAACGAAGAATATGCCGAAG TCGAGTCGACGTGTACCATCCGTGGTAAGGTCTCAGTGAGCACAACTAAGATTTACATGGTCCTGGAATATGTTAATGAGGGCAAGTTGTTTGACAAAATTGCGTTGAAGGGAAGGCTCTCAGAATGTGAAGGGAGGAAG GGTGTCTACCACATAGACCTAAAGCCAGAAAACGTTCTTATTGATGCGAAAGGGAACGTCAAAGTATTTGATTTCGGCCTCGGTGCTTTACCACAACATTTGAGTATTGATGAATTGCTGCACACAACCTGTGGAAGCCTCAACCACATTGCTCCTGAGGTCCTTTCAAATAGAGACTATGATGGTGCAAGATCAGATATATGGTTTTGTGGTCTCATCCTATGTGTTACTCTGACAGGATCTCTGCCATTTGATGACAGAAACCTTGTTGTTCTGTATCAGAAGATTGTTAGGGGCGATATAAAGTTTCCTAAATGCATCTCTCCTGGTGCTCAAGACATCCTAAGGAGAATCCTTGATCCAAATCctatcacaaggataaatataaCTGGAATCAAAGAACATGTTTTCTCCTGCTGGCCCCATTGA
- the LOC122046396 gene encoding RNA-binding protein 38-like isoform X1 — protein sequence MSPNLVGQFGDTTFTKIFVGGLAWETKSETMRKYFEQFGEILEAVVITDKATGRSKGYGFVTFKEAAAAVKSCVDPAPVIDGRRANCNLASIGAKRSQPTTPRHGGNRSFRAVKPFHNVTGYQQGVGGAGGAGAALPPAIASCFPHYAIQQGVPFGLYGYAPYSLDYSYPTSYYNVYEGATAQYPAYGSPAAYYPNYFQFGGGGGATGRTAPAAATALANGGQMGYNVSYPTAMLHYPTAVASTPAGITAFGQHFGAGPLPIAATSTAQSGGITTTLPPSPTGYPYRLVPAHFSASTAPQQPLA from the exons ATGAGCCCTAATTTAGTAGGACAATTTGGAGACACCACCTTCACCAAGATCTTCGTAGGGGGGCTGGCTTGGGAGACCAAAAGCGAGACAATGAGGAAGTACTTCGAGCAGTTCGGGGAGATCTTGGAGGCCGTGGTCATCACCGACAAGGCCACCGGGAGATCAAAGGGATATGGATTT GTGACCTTCAAGGAGGCGGCAGCGGCAGTGAAGTCTTGCGTCGATCCAGCTCCGGTGATCGACGGTCGGAGGGCCAACTGCAATCTCGCTTCGATCGGCGCTAAGCGGTCTCAGCCTACGACACCTCGCCACG GGGGAAACAGGAGTTTTAGGGCGGTGAAACCTTTTCATAATGTTACAGGATACCAGCAAGGTGTGGGTGGTGCTGGTGGTGCTGGTGCAGCTTTACCTCCAGCCATTGCCAGCTGCTTCCCTCATTATGCCATCCAACAAGGTGTCCCTTTTGGTCTCTACGG GTACGCTCCTTACTCTTTGGACTACAGCTACCCTACG AGCTATTACAATGTGTATGAAGGAGCCACTGCACAGTATCCGGCATATGGCTCGCCGGCGGCCTACTACCCCAATTATTTCCAGTTCGGGGGTGGCGGCGGCGCCACTGGCAGGACTGCTCCGGCAGCAGCAACTGCTCTGGCCAATGGCGGACAAATGGGCTACAACGTTTCATACCCAACGGCAATGCTCCATTACCCGACGGCAGTGGCATCGACCCCGGCGGGAATAACTGCCTTCGGGCAGCATTTCGGAGCCGGGCCATTGCCCATTGCTGCAACTTCTACTGCACAATCTGGAG GCATAACGACGACCCTGCCGCCGTCGCCCACCGGCTATCCTTACCGCCTGGTTCCTGCTCACTTCTCTGCCTCAACGGCGCCACAGCAGCCCTTGGCTTAA
- the LOC122046396 gene encoding RNA-binding protein 38-like isoform X2, protein MSPNLVGQFGDTTFTKIFVGGLAWETKSETMRKYFEQFGEILEAVVITDKATGRSKGYGFVTFKEAAAAVKSCVDPAPVIDGRRANCNLASIGAKRSQPTTPRHGYQQGVGGAGGAGAALPPAIASCFPHYAIQQGVPFGLYGYAPYSLDYSYPTSYYNVYEGATAQYPAYGSPAAYYPNYFQFGGGGGATGRTAPAAATALANGGQMGYNVSYPTAMLHYPTAVASTPAGITAFGQHFGAGPLPIAATSTAQSGGITTTLPPSPTGYPYRLVPAHFSASTAPQQPLA, encoded by the exons ATGAGCCCTAATTTAGTAGGACAATTTGGAGACACCACCTTCACCAAGATCTTCGTAGGGGGGCTGGCTTGGGAGACCAAAAGCGAGACAATGAGGAAGTACTTCGAGCAGTTCGGGGAGATCTTGGAGGCCGTGGTCATCACCGACAAGGCCACCGGGAGATCAAAGGGATATGGATTT GTGACCTTCAAGGAGGCGGCAGCGGCAGTGAAGTCTTGCGTCGATCCAGCTCCGGTGATCGACGGTCGGAGGGCCAACTGCAATCTCGCTTCGATCGGCGCTAAGCGGTCTCAGCCTACGACACCTCGCCACG GATACCAGCAAGGTGTGGGTGGTGCTGGTGGTGCTGGTGCAGCTTTACCTCCAGCCATTGCCAGCTGCTTCCCTCATTATGCCATCCAACAAGGTGTCCCTTTTGGTCTCTACGG GTACGCTCCTTACTCTTTGGACTACAGCTACCCTACG AGCTATTACAATGTGTATGAAGGAGCCACTGCACAGTATCCGGCATATGGCTCGCCGGCGGCCTACTACCCCAATTATTTCCAGTTCGGGGGTGGCGGCGGCGCCACTGGCAGGACTGCTCCGGCAGCAGCAACTGCTCTGGCCAATGGCGGACAAATGGGCTACAACGTTTCATACCCAACGGCAATGCTCCATTACCCGACGGCAGTGGCATCGACCCCGGCGGGAATAACTGCCTTCGGGCAGCATTTCGGAGCCGGGCCATTGCCCATTGCTGCAACTTCTACTGCACAATCTGGAG GCATAACGACGACCCTGCCGCCGTCGCCCACCGGCTATCCTTACCGCCTGGTTCCTGCTCACTTCTCTGCCTCAACGGCGCCACAGCAGCCCTTGGCTTAA
- the LOC122046397 gene encoding PHD finger protein At1g33420-like: protein MVVNDRPQKRAKRRVTATPFDFLTFPGDVGAVGLDGPFRENIRIFLSLHGRPLAALPILAPSAAPSVDRPHLLTWRVPFRVSSADGREGTPAPDVELYVLEEDVLQSKSIYCDQCRVVGWSDHPVCGKRYHFIIRNDKSSLSGAGVACTRCGALLSYSNLRCLSCSCEITYDSYESWACLLLQDYTHLLHGIVHANGYGHLLRVNGREGGSKYLTGFNIMSFWDRLCKMLHVRKVSVMDISKKHGMDYRLLHAVTVGHPWYGNWGYKFGTGSFALTAESYQKAVDTLSSLQLSIFLSGTRFPRTQLQNTISLYCSLSDCQLLTIRDLFCYLMQLLHFPPPGHKSAEVAAVGALCAWSRDQVDLAKATVIKFLRAVVGPQWVTWRALRRASCHAIKPPELLDYCLKVIVGEQVSNGSIVARYNLDSKTIEYRLEATNSQLAATPCLPRLSRGQLVHDLRFLYDSLLNPITMQPYRPKTVREAALNSAFKLLDCKQLIRHYDEPVLNLLPTNPFVMALWCHVELVDYPDDYIVLPPELLVMPVEATIFDLKKMVTKAFQETYLIFQRFKVEQLVNYEDASDVTPIKTLFGSRGMVQIRGRCDGNNQNLGQYRKERGLDNWIVDCSCGAKDDDGERMMACDVCGVWHHTRCAGIDDSEDPPARFVCEKCTSICKRRGKASGGLENGNPIGRCQDEIRSSFARAGSFECLTTVG from the exons ATGGTGGTAAACGATCGGCCTCAGAAAAGGGCCAAGCGCCGGGTCACGGCCACCCCCTTCGACTTCCTAACCTTCCCAGGCGACGTCGGCGCGGTGGGGCTCGACGGGCCGTTTCGGGAGAACATCCGGATCTTCCTTTCGCTCCACGGCCGGCCCTTGGCGGCGCTGCCGATCCTCGCACCCTCAGCCGCCCCCTCCGTCGATCGGCCGCATCTGCTCACTTGGCGGGTGCCGTTCCGCGTCAGTAGCGCTGACGGCCGAGAAGGGACGCCGGCGCCAGACGTAGAGCTATACGTCTTGGAGGAAGACGTGCTCCAATCCAAGTCGATATACTGCGACCAATGCCGAGTAGTCG GGTGGAGCGATCACCCAGTGTGTGGGAAGAGATACCATTTCATAATCCGAAATGACAAGAGTTCTTTGTCTGGTGCTGGTGTTGCCTGCACCCGCTGTGGGGCACTGCTGTCATACTCTAATTTAAG GTGTCTCTCATGCAGTTGTGAGATAACTTACGACAGCTATGAAAGCTGGGCATGCCTGCTGTTGCAGGATTATACGCACTTGCTGCATGGTATAGTGCATGCTAATGGATATGGCCATCTTCTCAGAGTAAACGGCAGGGAAGGAGGTTCTAAATATTTAACAGGGTTCAATATTATGAGCTTCTGGGATCGCCTATGCAAAATGCTCCACGTCAG GAAGGTGAGCGTCATGGATATATCCAAGAAACATGGGATGGACTACCGCCTCCTCCACGCTGTCACCGTTGGTCATCCTTGGTACGGGAATTGGGGGTATAAGTTTGGCACTGGCAGCTTTGCTCTCACTGCCGAGTCATATCAGAAGGCCGTCGACACCCTTTCCAGTCTGCAACTTTCTATCTTCCTTTCTGGCACTAGATTCCCCCGGACACAACTGCAGAACACTATTAGCTTGTATTGTAGCCTCTCGGACTGTCAACTATTGACCATCAGAGACCTTTTCTGCTATCTCATGCAGCTGCTACACTTTCCTCCTCCTGGACACAAATCTGCAGAAGTGGCTGCAGTTGGAGCTCTTTGTGCTTGGTCGAGGGATCAAGTGGACTTAGCTAAGGCAACTGTAATTAAGTTTCTTCGAGCTGTTGTGGGCCCTCAATGGGTGACTTGGCGTGCCCTTAGACGGGCCTCATGCCATGCCATCAAGCCACCTGAACTGCTTGACTATTGTCTCAAGGTTATTGTTGGAGAACAAGTCAGTAATGGATCGATAGTTGCTCGCTACAATCTGGATTCAAAGACAATTGAATACAG GCTTGAAGCAACAAATTCCCAGTTGGCTGCCACTCCTTGTCTTCCCAGACTGTCTAGAGGGCAGCTCGTCCATGACCTTAGATTCTTGTATGACAGTTTGCTCAATCCAATTACCATGCAGCCGTACAGGCCTAAAACCGTGAGAGAAGCTGCTCTCAATTCTGCCTTTAAGCTTCTTGACTGCAAGCAACTTATAAGGCACTATGATGAGCCTGTGTTAAACCTGTTGCCGACAAATCCATTTGTCATGGCTCTATGGTGTCATGTTGAACTTGTTGACTATCCAGATGATTACATTGTCCTACCACCAGAACTCTTGGTTATGCCGGTGGAAGCCACCATTTTTGACCTAAAAAAGATGGTTACAAAAGCATTCCAAGAGACTTATTTGATATTCCAAAGGTTTAAAGTTGAGCAACTAGTCAATTATGAAGATGCTAGTGATGTGACCCCAATCAAGACTCTGTTCGGCTCACGTGGGATGGTTCAGATCAGAGGAAGATGCGATGGCAACAACCAAAACCTTGGGCAATACAGAAAGGAACGAGGGTTGGACAACTGGATTGTTGATTGTTCTTGTGGCGCCAAGGATGATGATGGAGAGAGGATGATGGCCTGTGATGTCTGCGGAGTCTGGCATCACACCAGGTGTGCTGGAATTGACGATTCAGAGGATCCGCCTGCAAGATTTGTTTGTGAAAAATGTACAAGCATTTGCAAACGCAGAGGCAAAGCATCAGGGGGGCTTGAAAATGGTAATCCTATTGGACGATGCCAGGATGAAATAAGGTCCTCTTTTGCAAGAGCTGGTAGCTTCGAATGCCTGACAACCGTTGGCTAA